A single window of Nicotiana tomentosiformis chromosome 1, ASM39032v3, whole genome shotgun sequence DNA harbors:
- the LOC104114714 gene encoding uncharacterized protein, producing MVVLNQEDTYVGDTGVVTATSTGIDPSDPLYLHPSENPGAMLVSVPFSGIGYRSWRRSVMRGLSVKNQLGFISGECKSPDPQTQRFRQWERCDDMVTSWILNSLSKDIANSVEYANNIVELWRELEDRYEQTNGARLYQIQKEINVLSQGVLDITGYYTKLKKLWKELNTLNKKTHCSCTYTCGAKENIHKAEQDRRLIQILMGLNEVYIVVRGSILMMNPLPTLAQAFSLLIQNEKQREIKPNNQMLFESASLNVNTSKPGSYKTNYSDNSNSIGGNRPRPFCDYCKRPGHTKDKYYKLHGYPQSFRNSHTQSSNAG from the coding sequence ATGGTTGTATTAAATCAGGAAGATACATATGTTGGTGATACCGGTGTCGTCACTGCGACGAGCACCGGAATAGATCCAAGTGATCCACTCTACCTACATCCGTCAGAAAATCCTGGAGCAATGCTCGTCTCAGTTCCTTTCAGTGGAATTGGGTATAGATCCTGGAGACGTAGTGTCATGCGAGGTTTGTCCGTCAAAAACCAATTAGGGTTTATAAGTGGAGAGTGCAAATCACCAGATCCTCAAACTCAAAGGTTTCGACAGTGGGAGCGATGCGACGATATGGTAACGTCTTGGATTCTAAATTCACTCTCCAAAGATATTGCAAACAGTGTGGAGTATGCTAATAATATTGTTGAGTTATGGAGAGAATTGGAGGATCGCTATGAGCAAACTAATGGTGCTAGGTTGTACCAGATTCAAAAAGAGATAAACGTCTTGTCTCAAGGTGTGCTGGACATTACAGGTTATTACACTAAACTGAAAAAGCTCTGGAAAGAGCTGAATACTTTGAATAAGAAGACTCACTGCAGTTGTACCTATACATGTGGTGCCAAGGAGAACATACATAAGGCCGAGCAGGACAGGAGATTGATACAGATCCTTATGGGACTTAATGAGGTCTACATTGTTGTACGTGGAAGCATTCTTATGATGAATCCACTGCCAACTCTTGCACAGGCTTTTTCACTGCTCATTCAGAATGAGAAGCAGAGAGAGATCAAACCAAATAACCAAATGCTTTTTGAGTCTGCTTCCTTAAATGTCAACACATCAAAACCTGGTTCCTACAAAACAAATTACTCTGACAATAGCAATTCCATTGGAGGTAATAGGCCTCGACCATTTTGTGATTACTGTAAGAGGCCAGGGCATACCAAGGATAAGTACTACAAACTACACGGGTACCCTCAGAGTTTTAGAAATTCACACACTCAAAGTTCAAACGCAGGATAG